ACCAAAAATTGCAGATTATTCTTACGGAAAAGGGCATTCACCTGAAGCCGCGCGAGGTCTGGCAGATCACCATTTCCGGCGATGCGCCGCCTGCTGCCACGCTCCCCGTAACCATCCGCATTACCCCGGCCGACGCCGTACTGACCATTGACGACCAACCGGCCACCGGAACCACACACTCCTTAACTCCGGGTTCTCACGCGCTGAAAATTGAAAAAGAGGGCTTCAAAACCGAGGAGAAAACCATCAACGTAACCGAGCAGCAGGTGTTTTTTGAGTTTGCCCTCACCCGCCAGCCCGATGCCGGACTGCAGATCGAAACCACACCCGGCGGCGCTTCCGTTTACCTTGAAGACGTTCTGCTGGGAGTAAGCCCTTTTTCTGTTTGGTACAAGCCCGGCACTTACCCCATCCGCATTGTGAAAGATGGCTACGTAACCATCGAAAACCAAACCCTTGAAGTAGCCCTCCCCCAGACCCGCAAAAGCTACACGCTGGAAGAAAACGTGGGTTACCTCACCATCAACACCCACAACGGCGCGTCTGTTTATTTCAACGACCAATTGATTGCCAACCCCAAAAATGTAAAACTCCCGCCTCAACTGGTGAAGGTAAAAGTAACCCAACCCAAGGCCGAGCCACTGGAGCAGCAGGTTGTCCTAAAACGTAACGACCGCCTCACCTTTGATCTATTCCCCATCGTGCAAACCGGAACCATCCAAATTGCCGTTACCCCCTTCGATGCTCAGATTGAACTCACGGGCGACGCCGGCGAAAAATACACCGCCACCGGGATGAAGGTGTTTGAGGATATTCCGGTGGGCACTTACACCCTGAAAGTTAACGCCCCCGGCCACGAAACCGCACAGGAAACCATTACCCTGCACAAGGATTCCCGCGAAACCCGCAGCATAAAGCTCCCCGATGCCAGGTCTGCAACACCGGCAGCCACCACCGCCGATTACGGCATCGAAATGGTTTTTGTTAAAGGCGGAACTTTTACAATGGGCTGCACCAGCGAGCAGGGCAGTGATTGCAAAGAGGATGAAAAGCCAGCCCATCAGGTTACTCTAGGCGATTTTTATATTGGCAAGTATGAGGTGACACAGAAGCAGTGGCGGGAAATTATGGGCAGCAATCCAAGTCATTTTAAGAACTGCGATAATTGTCCTGTTGAGAATGTAAGTTGGAACGATATTCAGGAATTTATTAAAAAGTTGAACCAGAAAAGCGGAAAGAAATACCGTTTGCCTACCGAAGCTGAATGGGAGTTTGCAGCCCGTAGCGTGGCTTCGACAGGCTCGGCTTCGGCAAGCTCAGCCAGCGCAACTAAATACGCAGGCAGCAACAATATTGATGAGGTGGCATGGTATAGAAGCAACAGCGGCAGCAAGACAAGGCCGGTAGGCGGGAAAAAAGCAAATGAACAGGGCATTTACGATATGAGCGGCAATGTTTGGGAGTGGTGCAGCGATTGGTACGGGTCAGAATATTACAAAATCAGCCCGCAAAACAATCCGCAGGGGCCGGTTTCAGGCTCCATCCGCTTGTTGCGCGGCGGCAGTTGGAACAACTCCCCGCAGTACTGCCGGGTTGCCATTCGCTATATCATCA
The DNA window shown above is from Bacteroidales bacterium and carries:
- a CDS encoding SUMF1/EgtB/PvdO family nonheme iron enzyme; protein product: MRSFYLFFFSLLFVLQGFAQELRQLRMTGTAKKLDNEMIARRDINGEYAAAIQVITNLDGLSYDSWDGVVGEVERKPGQDMVFVTHRERVLEVYALGYQKLQIILTEKGIHLKPREVWQITISGDAPPAATLPVTIRITPADAVLTIDDQPATGTTHSLTPGSHALKIEKEGFKTEEKTINVTEQQVFFEFALTRQPDAGLQIETTPGGASVYLEDVLLGVSPFSVWYKPGTYPIRIVKDGYVTIENQTLEVALPQTRKSYTLEENVGYLTINTHNGASVYFNDQLIANPKNVKLPPQLVKVKVTQPKAEPLEQQVVLKRNDRLTFDLFPIVQTGTIQIAVTPFDAQIELTGDAGEKYTATGMKVFEDIPVGTYTLKVNAPGHETAQETITLHKDSRETRSIKLPDARSATPAATTADYGIEMVFVKGGTFTMGCTSEQGSDCKEDEKPAHQVTLGDFYIGKYEVTQKQWREIMGSNPSHFKNCDNCPVENVSWNDIQEFIKKLNQKSGKKYRLPTEAEWEFAARSVASTGSASASSASATKYAGSNNIDEVAWYRSNSGSKTRPVGGKKANEQGIYDMSGNVWEWCSDWYGSEYYKISPQNNPQGPVSGSIRLLRGGSWNNSPQYCRVAIRYIITPDYSFYDGGFRLALSHEAEKENINAGEDTHETRNVKINGARAATPANATREFRCGDKFVDTRDGNEYQTVQIGNQCWMKENLKWLPSVSPSANESNTSNHYYVYGYQGSNVSAAKAKANYQTFGVLYNWVAALNACPDGWHLPSDNEWTVLTDYLGGSRVAGGKMKTTGTTHWSSPNTGATNTSGFTALPGGHRNTDGSFYILGDFGYWWSSSENAASSAWNRYLNYSYADVLRHGLNKSYGFSVRCLKDN